GACAGCGATTCATTATTTAGTATTCCCTGAAAAAATCAACATGTattcatgttcattcatttgagTGTGAATTTTGCATTCTGTTCAatgagctgctgtttgtgacACCTGCTGGGTTTCATAgtattttcaaaaaacaacgtgtgtgtgtgtttggtttgcttATTCCTCACAAAATGCTCTAACGAGTGCTGGAAtcgtgaaatgaaatgaattagtCGTCATCAAGATTTCTTAGAAACAATGGCTATTTCTTAGTCACAAAAGACTTGATTGGATTAtatgtctggttttgtccaaACTCCTTTCACTTTGATATCACTGTCGCTTTGGCCTAATCTCTCTCATCCACCGTCTCTGCATATTTGATGCTTCCTGCTCTCCTGACATTGGCTTTGtgaatgaaataatgatgaTCTGGAGCAGATACGGCGCATGTGGCTACTATCAGAACAAGAGCATTTTTAGTTGAGTGTTGCATTTCTTTCCTGAGCTGATTAAAAAGGATGAGCAGCCCTCCAGCTGCAAGCtttctcagtgttttcattattaatgagAGTAAATGGCAGCTTTTCTTCATTTGAGGGCTGTTTTCTACTCATGGTTTGATTCTTTTTCGTTGATCTTTCCAGGTAGCCAAAAAGATTTAtgtctgatttgtttttaaattaaaaaatattatttgtttctttacgttacattacatttgtttctatagatttttatttaaatatttattgcaATGCCTTATTTGACCTTGTGCAGGCATATACACATCCTCTGTTTATACTAAGACCTTGAGAGAGAATCGCTTTGATGAGATGAGTGTTTTCACTTTACGTGctctttgtcacacacacacacacacacacacatacacacacaaacacacacacttgacctcAGTCTCACAGTAGGCAAGATGGAGCCCTGACGTGCCAATAATTAGAttcctttcccctctctccctcggTCGTGTCAGGGGAGCTCATTAGTTACCtatctgctgtgtgtttgagcaTCCACTTAGTGTGCTTTTAGATAACATGGAGTCTTTATGACTCTTCATTGAGTTGTATTTACTTGCTCTGTCCAGAAGCAGTTCTGGGTCAGCTGCAGTTTAGCAGTTCAGAATCAGGGGCAAAGCTGCTTTTTCCCCATTACTGCATCTTACTGACTCCGAGCTGAGAAGAAAAACCttaaaatggatttaaaaaagagGGTATTTTGGAGGGGACTGATGATATTTAAGAGTCGAGCTTTCTGTTCACTTGTTGCATTGGTTGCTGTCTCCCCAGGGGCTGCACAGAGGAGTATGAGATGAAGACCATCGAGCAGAAGTCAGAGCCAGAGCCTCTGGCAGCGGGCTACCGACCCTCTCCTCGCCCAACGTGGAGATGGGACAGCCCACCTATTCCTTCAGGGCTCCAAAGTGCACCGAACTCTCAGCGCTGGGCCCCCATGGgaccccctccacctccactgcCCCGCTCACACAAAACCTTAATGCCAGTTCCTTACAGAGAGCCACAGCACCTCAACTCTAAGAGGTGAGACTCGGATGCTTcaaagttgtatttatttatttattctttattcttttttttcctccacttatTGTGATATAAACTGCTAAACTTCCAGGTTTATTCAGCAGTGCATTGCAaggacacttctttgtgttttcaggcaCACTGTAACCAGCTGTCATGCTTTAAcaagcacaatgttgctgttgcctttgtctggcgagctgttttttttacaacatatgTAAAAGTTTTGTACTAGAGTTTTCTAGTTTCTAATCTGGTGTccgtctaaatgaaatattgaaataGCTTCATGGTTAagaatgttttacttttgttttctcacttGTTCACCACACACAACCCAAAGTTAAATACTATCCAGACTCGGATCCCGACATGTTTTAACTggatcattttttgttttttggtaaaTGAAGATTTGCTTCTGTTGTTTCAGTTGCAGTTACTCATACCCCACACCcttctgtggtgtttgtttttattctgtaatCCTTGGTTAACCACcactctctctccatgtgtCCTCCAGGCCAGTGAGCTACCCAGAGAACCATTACACTCTGTCTCCTGCAGGGGGCGATAGAGGGCTACCCTACAGAAACCCCTCAGCCAGCTTCTCCTCGCCCTCCTCTGGCCTTGTCGGCCTCTCCGCGATGGGCGTGCCTGGAATCACACCGGGACCTTTCGTACGCTATAAACACTCCCCCGAcaggtgtgttcatgtgtgtgcgGTTCATTGTTCTCTGAACTCTCCTCCATCGGTCCTTTGACTGTTTTTCTGCGTGCTCAAGGTGGTATACACGGGTTCAGAAGAGTGAAGGATGAataatgttgtgtgttcaggttTGCAGTTAGATGTGTAAGAACACACTGTCTCCTAGAGGAAGGATCTGTTGTGTGGGTGGCTCTTCCTCACAGTGTGGAGGCTGATAAGATCTCGCCTGACAAGAGGAGCCAGTTTTATTCAACTGCCATCAGGATACaaaacagaaactgaaaaatccaaatatttgtgtatttaaaattgTCGTGGTGGGATATCCTATGCTGTGAATAAGCCATTGCCTACAGACATGGGCATGAATGTATGAAAGTAACCATCAATCACTTCAACCGTCTGTGATCTGTCTCTGTAGATTTGGAACAggacagcgccccctgctgccttATGAGCCCCACCTCAGCGTGGACATCAACTCCAGTGGGGAGTCTTCTTCAGGCTTCACCAGCCAAGAGAGCACCATGGAGCGCTGCAAAACAGGTTTATTCCCTTCAGCAATCTCTAAAACTACCGTAGAGCTACTGCAATCCCACGTTTTTAATATGAACAttacatatttaatttgtttctctcagcatttcagtgttttaacaGCTCCCAGGTCCCGGTTTAGGTTTCACAGCTCACTTCTGTTATAGcaacagtacatatatacattttaccTCTATTTTTGGTCACCAacacatgatggaaacacaatcAGAGCTTTAAGAATTAGTCACAACAGTTACGTTGGGTGTCTAGACTTACTTTAAATACTCTTTAAAGCTAAGAGGACCCATTATTTGGCTAATAATTTAGTGTAACAATGAGTTGCTCCCATAAACGAGATAACATGTGGCCAAGCTGTTGGTTCTCTTTTAATCAGGATAATCTGTCTAATTATATATTCAAATGTGACATAAGTTTTTAATCTTCCTTCACAACTTGGTGGTTCAGTGTAATTTGATTTCATcctgtgactgtctgtgtgtgtttcctgtccaGAACCCCTCTGGCATGTCCCAGCATCGTCGTCACGGGGACCAGGTGTTGGCGTGGGACAGAGGAGAATACCCAGACAAGATGTCCCAGGGAAAGACTCTCCAAACAGACACTCAAAGGTCTGACTTTCAACCTGTCTCATGTTGTTAATGTGTCCTCTTCTCTGCCTCATTATTCTCTGGTCTGACGGTCGTCCTTGTGTCCTCTGCAGGGTGAGACTCAGTACTCTAGTCACTCCAGCAGTAACACTCTGTCCAGTAACGCCTCCAGCAGCCACAGCGATGAGCGATGGTTtgatggaggagctggaggagagcgaggaggaggcgggggtGACCCATCTGATGCTGACCCCGACCTTCTCAACAAGGGAGGGTCCAACGACAGCGGCATTGACGCCTCGACCCACTACACCAACTCCCGCCATGCAAACATGTCCAACAACCAGGCTCTCAAGCCCTTACACTGCTCTGCGACCTACAGTGGCGTGCAGGAGTTATCTGTGGGACGGAGCAGCGGCGGGGGAGAAGCAAGGAGACGAGAGTCTTCACCCATCATACCGGCCGAAGCAAATCAGAACAAAGGGTACCGGACAAGGACATTCCCACCTCCTGGGTCCAGTGCTGAAAAAATGGATGCTTTCAAACCCAGGTAAGAGACCACCTCACTATCTTTTACAGCACTTTTTCTGAAGCTCACATGAGATCAAAATTCACCTCAGTAAAGGGCAGATCTATCCCAGATGTGTGCCagcttttattgtgtattttccaGTTTAGTGCGTTTCCCAGGCCCGTCTTTAGTGACTGATCCACCATGTGGCTGCTATGTATCAGCATCAGACCATAGACAACTACAATTAGAAGATGATAGATGGAAATCCATGAACATGGAGGATTAGAGAAGCCtaatgtgaatgaaaaatacAGGTCATCACGAGGTCTCAGCGACCCGATGCTGCCAACCCACATCATAAATGGGAAGTCATTAAtcctacgcacacacacacacatatacttcCACcactttaaaggtacagtgtgtaagaattggcAACATTTATTGTTGAGCATGCCTTTTCTTTTAGCTGAATGTCCCTCACAGTGTAGCATTTACAGTTAACAGTTAATTTCTGCCtaattgactttatttttatacactAGGTCTTAAATACTCTTTGTTAAAACCCAGAGTGGCTGGTatgactctgaagctgctgcagtcTGTGTCTGGGATGCGATGGACATGAGACAAGACAGCGATGATTCATCACTAGTTATATTTGAGGACATGATGTAATTATGTGTTTCTGTAccgagttgtttttttttttagatttcatcATGTTGGGTGTCTGTCTGCTCAGGTGtcagttatatatatttttttcccgACGGGCTTCTGTGGTGATGAGCTCGCACCAACTGACAAGTGTAAGCAAATACAGCTGTACTTTAGCGTCTTCCTTCAGCTTCATCAACAAGCCGTTATGATGGACAGTAGCACTTGTCTCATGTCTACtaatcacaatgaaaatgaaaaatggttGTTGCACTCACTGTTGTTAATTAGCTTTGCAGCGGTGAAGGTTAGGTCCAGTTAGTCAAAGTCATTTTTGCTGAATGGTAGCTGAAATAGTAGCTCGTATTAGCAGTAGTTCATAACTCTTGTGCCGTTTGTCTTAGTTGTCCACACAGATTGGAAATGTCGGCAGTAACACAGTATGTGTTGTGTATATAGCCTACTGAATGGACACCTCTTCCTGGACTTTAATTGCCCATTCCGTCTTCCTCTGTCACTTTATCAATGAAAGGGAGTAAAGGTTCtgcaagaataaataaataaactcgcTGCACAAAGTCGTATTTGGCAGAGAATCTTTCACAACTGTGACTCATTGCCTTCACAGAATTTTTGTCTTGGCGTTGCAAAAGGTCGTAACTCCGATTTCAAGAGGCTCACTTGTAGCTTCATCGATCAAAAATAAGAGTTAAGTGAAATATGAAGTACTGATACAACACAGATATGTCAAAGTAtagatttggtgatatatcatcGTCCTTCCAATGTGATAAATGATATGAGCAAATTCCGGTGCTCTAAACTGGCAGGGATGCTACTTCATGTTTCCTCGTGGTGgcactgttcaaatgaatgagggaaacttcggcagaagttacctggctgaagaagagggagtttaccgGAGGATACCGTTGATGATGTTGATGCGTtatttacatgtatgtatgtatatatctgtgtgtcCTGTTCAGGGCCTACACACCGCAGGGTTACAAAACTCCAACGGCGGAGAAAGCAAGACATGTCCGAGCTGCGACAGCGACGCCCACTTCGGCTCAGTTAAGCTCCATTCCTCTGTCAAGCTCCGCCCCCAAGGCCTTATACGGGAAGGGCAGACAAACCGCCTGGCAGACTGAAGACGGCAGCCCGTCGAACACAACCACAGCATCTGCCTCTTTaagcagcaacagcaagaaGTAGGTGGAAACAAAGAGCTGAAAACACTTATCACAAAAAAACCTTACCTTAATTGTTGGTTTCCAGGTTATGAAATGGGTTAACCAAGCACACAACTGTCTCACTTAAGTGCTGCTAAAACGTGACAACGTTACATCTTTAGTGGGAGAAACAATATATGATAAGTCAGTGATAAACGGATCAGTGTGCAGCACACATGTGAACTGTTTGCTGCAGCCATGAACTACAGTTTGGCATCACTGATGATAATATGATGCTCCAgtaatttcacttttttacTTGATTGGACTGGATATtgttgaatgttgttgttgttatcccTTGTGTACTCGATGCTCATGTATTTGTCCTGTGTCTCCAGGCAGGTGGATACAAATTCAAAGAACGTGTTTGGACAACCTCGACTCCGAGCCTCACTGAGGGACCTGCGCTCTCCGCGGCGGACGTATAAGAGCACCATCGAAGACGACCTGAAGAAACTGATCATCATGGACAACCCGGGAGAGATGCCACAAAGAGATCCAGTGAGTATGACACCTGTGGATCAGCTGGGCTGTCATGAACATGCGCACACGGCTCTGACCTCGGTCGCCTTGTTCCCCCTGAAGTCTCCCAGACGAGCTTTGCAGCGCACATTTTCAGACGAGTCGCTGTGCAGTGGACGCAGAGACGCCAGCTTCGCCAACTCCGAGAACCAAATGACCGCGACTGATGTACTGTTCACCTGCACTCTGCCCACACGCAGACACGGCTCCAACTCTTCCAACCACTTGCAGAGCAAGAAGGGTGTGTGTTACTGGTCCTATATTTTGAATTGTCACAGTGTACGTGTCGCTGTCATAACGTTCTAAGCATGTAgcctctccctctttcatgAGGTTTGTTCACAGACTGCAACTCTTGTCCTCAACTGTCCCCAGCGCCTCTGTCTGCGTCCGAGCTGTCTCTCACTGAAGTCAGGGACAAAGTTCCCCCACTGAGGAGGCTCGATCCTGGACTGATGCCTCTTCCTGACACAGCCTGTGGACTGGAGTGGTCCAGCCTGGTCAGTGCTGCTAAAGCCTATGAAGGTGAGGCTAGAGACACTTCAGGGTTTCCATTTGTTGTTAAAGTCCTCATGACGTGGCTCTCTGAGCGTCAGTAGCTTCAGTATATTCACATATTTCTGCGAGTGGTTTTGAATTAGCCATTAGTGCCACTGTAGCTACAACACACTGTCACTGGTACATGCCGGAGATTGACGTGAGAGTGATGTTTCTGAGGAAGAGAATGAGGAGTGAACTGATGCAGCTCATCCCTGCGATGGAGTCAATGCATCTGAATGGTACTTCATGTTGGAGCAGAGCACTGACTCATGCACCACTTCATTGAATGCAACTTAGTTTACTCCTGAGTACAAGATGAGTCATCGAAAAATCAAAGCGAACTCCCTAGATATGCCGTTAAGGCTCGCAACAACTTTGAAAGTACGCGAGCTGAGGTTGAGCGTCTGATGAAGAGGATTCGATCGGCAGAAGAAGACTTCAAAGCCCCGAGCTGCTTCACCATGGAGGGATATCTGTATATACAGGAGAAACGTGAGCTCACTGATGTCACTTCATTTAGTTACCTCATTTACATCATCAAGCAAATCAAACcccatcattattattctcattCTTACAGGTCCACTGGGCAGCGTGTGGACGCGTTACTACTGTACATATGAGAAAAGCTCCAAGATGTTCACCATGAGTAACACAGAAGTGAGACAGGCCAGCAGACAGGTGAGCATCACCTGTCTCACTGACCTCACTGACCTCACTGACCTTCACTGACCTCACTGTGCCTCATCATCACACAGAACGGCCTTGTGAACACAGCTCCTGACATGTTCAGACTGCGCTCGTGTGTCAGAAGAAAGACGGATTCTATCGACAAGCGCTTCTGCTTCGACATCGAGGTGGTGGAGAGGtgagagagggcgagagagggagagagagaggctgtggaCAAACATGAACCTAAATCATGTGACTTTCCTCTGCAGACACGGAGTCATCACTCTACAAGCTCAGTCTGAGGCAAACAGGCGGCTGTGGATGGAGGCAATGGATGGAAAAGAACCTGTATGAATGCAGACACAATACACTTCTaataacacaatacacacaataataatgatcaccttgtttttaatgaaacattgTTTCATGACAGTTCTCATGACAGAGACCTAAAACCTGTCGTGtgcattttaattcaaacaaaCTGATGAAGCTCAGCTCAGTGTTTACATGTCGAGACAAACggagactgaagaaaacaatgtgATCGAGTATTTTGACGGATAAACACTGAATACACCGACAAATGCacgtctgatagtattgcttgacaaacTGACACCTGAGGTCACAACGAATGAACACAAGCAGATTCATAACAtcaacacactgcagctttaatataaTTCTTCGTTCTTTTACAGATCTACACTCTTCCTTCTTTACTGAGCAGAAAAGAGGAGAGTAAGTCCAAgtatttactgttttatttccttcaataaaaaaacaacctgacgtttgtgtgttttcttgtttcacaGCATTTCTTAATGAAGCTGGTTTCACCTTCGTAAAGAAGTGCATTGAGCTGGTGGAGAACAGaggtttttcttctctgctctttatcaccaatatattatattaatatataaaactATTATACAGAGTTTATcaagtcgtgtgtgtgtgtgtgtgtgtgttttaggccTCACCACGCTGGGACTTTACAGGACGGGAGGAGTGAACTCTAAAGTGCAGCGGCTGATGACGAGCGTGTTTGGTAAGAAGTTTGATTtcgaacaaacaaacatttaaatacaaacacatcatcatcatcatcatcatcatcacctctcCACCATCCTGCAGCGTCCACAGCTCCTGCTGACGTCCAGCTGGACGCGGACGCCTGGGACAACAAGACCATCACCAGTGGACTGAAGAATTATTTCAggtagtacacacacacacacacacagacagacacacacacacacacacacacacacgccttgCACACAGATGAAGTCATGATTTCTCCTGTGATCACAGGTGTCTGGCAGAACCAGTGCTGACCTACAGACTTCATAAAGAGTTCATCAAAGCTGCGAGTAAGAACAGAATCACAGAATCAGTGCTGATTATGGGATGGATTCACTGCCTCATGTtacattagacacacacacacacacacagaaacataaacagCTCTTTGTTTGTCAGGATACGACGAGCACAAGCACAGAGTGAGAGCCGTTCACACGCTGGTTCACAAACTGCCAGAGAAAAACCGAGCGATGTTGGACGTCCTCAGCCGTCACCTCCTCCAGTACGTCCACATGAAAACTCTGAAATCACTGGTGATCTGAAGGATTTGAAGCTGGAAGAAGCAGCAAAATCTTAAATCAGTgatgaaacgtgtgtgtgtgtgtgtgtgtgtgtgtgtgtgcgtgcgtgcacagagtttcctctcacagtgaGCAGAACCTGATGACCGTGTCAAACCTCGCCATGATCTTTGGTCCCACACTGATgaggtcacaggaagagacggtGGCCGCCATGATGAACATCAAGTTCCAGAATATCGTGGTGGAAATTATTATTGAAAACCACAACAAGGTACGGTCcacctcaaacacacacgcgcgagcagacacgcacacacatggctgacctctgctgtgtgtgtgtgtgttgatgtcagATCTTCAGTGAAGCTCCGGACGCGTCGCTGCCGTTACCTCAGGCTCCGTCGTCACGAGCGACTCCTCGCAGGAGCAAAgccatctgtctgtcctcagggaAGAGGAAAGCTCGTCTGTATCCTCCGGCTCTGTGCCTCGCCGACAACGACAGTgagtctgtcacacacacacacacacacacacacacagagtgtgctTCATGTCGACATGTTTGTGCGTTCACACACGTCCACGTCATGAAAGTGCAAGAACAACTCGTTATACAGAAAATGCAGAGCATTTATATGAACTTTTAAAACAGCCACATCACAGACAGGTGTTTGATGTTGTCATAGTAACAGAGTGTGATTTTCTCTCCTGCAGGCGACACATTCAGTAGCAGCCCAAGCACAACTCCGATGGGCAGCCGCGAGTCTCTGTCCTCTCACTCGTCAGAGAAGAACGGATTGTCTCAAACGTCTTCTCCATCGTCTCCTGCTGCTGAGCCCAGCTCACCCTCTACAGCGcctgcttctcctcctgcagcctcctcctcctcctgctcccactCTGTGAAGGAGAAGGATCAGAAACAGCGAGCAGATGTTTCTGCCTCTCCTCGTCTCaatccttcctcttcctccgtgTCCTCCGTGTCCTCTTTACGCAAAGAAAACTCCACTGCCTCCTTGTTGTCGATTGAAGAGCCAAGATCTCCGTCCAGAGCGTCCACCACCTCTACCCAGCATGCATCATTGGGGCAGGCGTCCTCTCTCAGGAGTGTTCAGTCCAGCGGTGTCTCCACAGTCAGAGACTCCACCTCGCCCTCGCGGCAGCGCAGGCCTTACAggtccgcctcctcctcctcgtcctcctcctcttcattgtTTCCATACCAGATCTCCACGTCGTCCTCGCTCACCTCCCTTCACATCTCTGAGGGTTTGTTCTCTCACAGTCTCAAGTTCACGTCTCTGATGATGTTCAGTTGTGATTGATCCTGTTTCATCACAGATTACCGGAGTTGTCATGGATCAGTTCAGAGTCTGATGTCTCTGGatccccacgcacacacacacacatgcaaagctTCACACGTGCGACGTGGCTCTGACGTGACTGCCAAACATTCTGCAGCCACAAGCAATGGATACCAGAGACCTGgatcagtgtgagtgtgtcgcACACAGAGAAACTGATTGTTCACAGAGACACAAGCTTCACACTTACTTCCTGTGTGTTACAGATCATCAGTGACTGGAGTGCAGAGGGAGAGTTCAGTCTTCTCCTCAGCGTTAGACATTTGCTCCTCAGGAcggtttgtgtctttgtgtctttgtttcaaaAGTGTCCTGACAcacaaatcagtgattttaatccatgattttctgtctctttttagTGAGGCAAAGGCTCTTTATTCATGTGAGGCAGAGCACAGCCATGAGCTCAGCTTTCCACAGGGGGCACTGTTCACAAATGGTAAGAAAAACATTGACATCATTCATTTCCTAAAGACTCTTTTGTCCCAATTTTAAAGTTCAGCTTTACTTTTGAAATGAACAGATCTgattccgtgtgtgtgtg
This genomic stretch from Solea senegalensis isolate Sse05_10M unplaced genomic scaffold, IFAPA_SoseM_1 scf7180000013694, whole genome shotgun sequence harbors:
- the LOC122760501 gene encoding uncharacterized protein LOC122760501, with protein sequence MKTIEQKSEPEPLAAGYRPSPRPTWRWDSPPIPSGLQSAPNSQRWAPMGPPPPPLPRSHKTLMPVPYREPQHLNSKRPVSYPENHYTLSPAGGDRGLPYRNPSASFSSPSSGLVGLSAMGVPGITPGPFVRYKHSPDRFGTGQRPLLPYEPHLSVDINSSGESSSGFTSQESTMERCKTEPLWHVPASSSRGPGVGVGQRRIPRQDVPGKDSPNRHSKGETQYSSHSSSNTLSSNASSSHSDERWFDGGAGGERGGGGGDPSDADPDLLNKGGSNDSGIDASTHYTNSRHANMSNNQALKPLHCSATYSGVQELSVGRSSGGGEARRRESSPIIPAEANQNKGYRTRTFPPPGSSAEKMDAFKPRAYTPQGYKTPTAEKARHVRAATATPTSAQLSSIPLSSSAPKALYGKGRQTAWQTEDGSPSNTTTASASLSSNSKKQVDTNSKNVFGQPRLRASLRDLRSPRRTYKSTIEDDLKKLIIMDNPGEMPQRDPSPRRALQRTFSDESLCSGRRDASFANSENQMTATDVLFTCTLPTRRHGSNSSNHLQSKKAPLSASELSLTEVRDKVPPLRRLDPGLMPLPDTACGLEWSSLVSAAKAYEVQDESSKNQSELPRYAVKARNNFESTRAEVERLMKRIRSAEEDFKAPSCFTMEGYLYIQEKRPLGSVWTRYYCTYEKSSKMFTMSNTEVRQASRQNGLVNTAPDMFRLRSCVRRKTDSIDKRFCFDIEVVERHGVITLQAQSEANRRLWMEAMDGKEPIYTLPSLLSRKEETFLNEAGFTFVKKCIELVENRGLTTLGLYRTGGVNSKVQRLMTSVFASTAPADVQLDADAWDNKTITSGLKNYFRCLAEPVLTYRLHKEFIKAARYDEHKHRVRAVHTLVHKLPEKNRAMLDVLSRHLLQVSSHSEQNLMTVSNLAMIFGPTLMRSQEETVAAMMNIKFQNIVVEIIIENHNKIFSEAPDASLPLPQAPSSRATPRRSKAICLSSGKRKARLYPPALCLADNDSDTFSSSPSTTPMGSRESLSSHSSEKNGLSQTSSPSSPAAEPSSPSTAPASPPAASSSSCSHSVKEKDQKQRADVSASPRLNPSSSSVSSVSSLRKENSTASLLSIEEPRSPSRASTTSTQHASLGQASSLRSVQSSGVSTVRDSTSPSRQRRPYRSASSSSSSSSSLFPYQISTSSSLTSLHISEDYRSCHGSVQSLMSLDPHAHTHTCKASHVRRGSDVTAKHSAATSNGYQRPGSVSSVTGVQRESSVFSSALDICSSGREAKALYSCEAEHSHELSFPQGALFTNVYPSVEPGWLQATYNGKTGLVPENYISYT